In Psychrobacter sp. P11G3, a single genomic region encodes these proteins:
- the fhuB gene encoding Fe(3+)-hydroxamate ABC transporter permease FhuB has translation MSANADTNNNSINNHTDSAHTMTSTSQAATVSDSSLSSPSSTSSKHSSSPLNQPPNQPNSQTSLFANLSWRLWAMLIGLAALSLWSSWVLIDQQWTRPLRDLLISSSQLDIASMAIQLHIVATSVVALLAGGLLGVVSILLQQLVKNPLASDTTLGVGVGAQLAMLIVTLFLPSLAIYGGLYVAFVGAIISMGLVFALSAPSRFNPLILILAGLVVNILLAAVANVLVLFFAERSNGMLSWAAGFLAQNSWHTSISLVITAILMAVVCLPLLKPLTLMSLDDTQAKRLGVPINGIRALVVLVVAVVTALVISEVGLIGFIGLGAASLVNALGISSIGKRLATAFGLGALLLLLTSNVALLLEPILDMQIPAGAMTGILGAPLIIWLILRQRRERIETVTPMLAGKHTSIAFWRWGVGVLAIIMLACLFVQDINGWGLSTDWALTQQYRLPRSLSAAATGLMLAVAGVLLQTLTRNPMASPEVLGVSSGAALGVILGFLLLPSLGLSAGAGTLLVSGLSGAMAVLLLIIWLARRVSSGYLLLVGIGIAAMMDGVMHMVKLSGDPRLEAMLSWLSGTTYSAQPSTVWYLIGIAAILFILSLLLIKPLRVLGLGTGVARNLGVAVTPVTLSLLALVAALSTASTLAVGPLSFIGLMVPHLATSLGAVKLERQLPLAALLGAGVMVIADWIGRYVIFPYELPAGTIAAIIGGGYFLWLIRKVPASVNR, from the coding sequence ATGAGCGCCAATGCAGACACTAACAACAACTCTATCAATAACCACACCGACAGTGCTCATACGATGACATCAACCTCTCAAGCAGCAACGGTTTCAGATTCATCGCTATCGTCACCCTCATCAACGTCATCGAAACATTCATCATCACCACTGAATCAGCCACCGAACCAACCCAATTCTCAAACTTCCTTGTTTGCCAATTTGTCTTGGCGACTGTGGGCCATGCTCATCGGACTAGCGGCTTTGTCGTTATGGAGTAGTTGGGTACTGATAGATCAGCAATGGACGCGCCCACTTCGTGACTTGCTTATATCAAGCTCGCAATTGGATATTGCCAGTATGGCGATACAGCTACATATAGTGGCAACCAGCGTGGTGGCGTTGTTGGCTGGCGGGCTATTAGGTGTGGTCAGTATTCTACTGCAGCAATTGGTAAAAAACCCACTAGCATCAGATACGACGCTAGGTGTGGGCGTGGGTGCACAGTTAGCCATGCTTATCGTCACGTTATTTTTGCCAAGCTTGGCTATTTATGGCGGACTTTATGTGGCCTTTGTGGGGGCTATCATCAGTATGGGTCTGGTATTTGCCTTATCAGCACCCAGTCGATTTAATCCATTGATTTTGATACTGGCCGGTTTGGTGGTCAATATTTTGCTGGCCGCAGTGGCTAATGTACTGGTGCTGTTCTTCGCTGAACGTAGCAATGGCATGCTGTCGTGGGCTGCTGGGTTTTTGGCACAAAACAGCTGGCATACCAGTATATCGCTAGTCATCACGGCTATTTTGATGGCGGTCGTATGTCTACCATTACTAAAACCATTAACGCTGATGAGTCTAGATGACACGCAGGCAAAACGTCTGGGTGTACCTATTAATGGGATTCGCGCACTTGTTGTGCTGGTGGTCGCAGTCGTGACCGCCTTAGTGATTAGTGAAGTTGGCTTAATTGGTTTTATTGGTCTTGGTGCAGCAAGCTTGGTCAATGCACTGGGCATTTCTTCTATTGGTAAGCGTTTGGCTACTGCTTTTGGGTTAGGGGCACTGCTTTTACTATTGACTAGCAATGTTGCGTTATTGCTTGAGCCAATACTCGATATGCAGATTCCAGCTGGTGCCATGACAGGTATCTTGGGTGCGCCGCTGATTATTTGGCTAATTTTGCGTCAGCGTCGCGAGCGGATAGAGACAGTGACACCGATGCTTGCGGGTAAGCATACATCCATTGCCTTTTGGCGATGGGGCGTTGGTGTGCTCGCTATCATCATGCTGGCTTGTCTTTTTGTACAAGACATCAATGGGTGGGGGCTCAGTACGGACTGGGCGCTCACGCAGCAGTACCGCTTGCCTCGTAGTTTGAGCGCTGCTGCCACAGGTTTGATGCTGGCAGTGGCCGGTGTGCTACTGCAAACCTTAACGCGTAACCCTATGGCCAGTCCTGAGGTATTGGGTGTCAGTTCAGGCGCGGCACTTGGAGTTATTTTAGGATTTTTATTACTGCCAAGTTTGGGGCTATCTGCGGGAGCAGGGACGTTGCTGGTTTCAGGACTGTCAGGGGCGATGGCCGTGCTGCTATTGATTATTTGGCTGGCACGCAGGGTCAGCTCAGGTTATTTATTGTTAGTAGGTATAGGCATTGCCGCCATGATGGATGGGGTGATGCATATGGTCAAGCTTTCAGGAGATCCGCGTCTAGAAGCTATGCTTAGCTGGTTATCAGGGACAACTTATAGCGCTCAGCCCAGTACAGTATGGTATCTCATTGGCATTGCCGCTATCTTATTTATACTCAGTCTACTGCTGATTAAGCCTTTGCGAGTTCTTGGACTAGGTACAGGTGTGGCGCGTAATTTAGGTGTGGCAGTTACGCCAGTGACTTTGTCATTATTGGCATTAGTAGCAGCACTTAGTACGGCCAGCACGCTTGCCGTTGGACCATTGAGCTTTATTGGTTTAATGGTGCCTCACTTAGCTACCTCACTGGGAGCTGTGAAGCTTGAACGACAATTGCCACTAGCTGCACTTTTAGGGGCAGGGGTGATGGTGATAGCGGATTGGATTGGCCGTTATGTTATTTTCCCTTATGAGCTGCCAGCGGGCACGATTGCAGCGATTATCGGTGGTGGCTACTTCTTATGGCTCATTCGTAAGGTACCAGCCTCAGTAAATAGATAG
- a CDS encoding ABC transporter substrate-binding protein produces the protein MPPVFYTDKLSKRPIVTSVSVMTTLKWFALTLCLVLTACNSQTSTTSEAENSHSDRMNIVSPDWGNAATLTAMGHAPIATGDVRVWDRWVGSPKLPISITDLGIRYQPNAELIAQLPVDMVIDNYFYEHARNLYGDVPAESVMSAAKGETATWADYTEPTRKLGMLIDNPKMAEDYIVQSQKDIQLASQQFQQRYPKANKFAVVQFADANNMRMYVANSLFQPALEQMNRELVVLGKGNQWGFVPIRMGDLAQLDDETCLLIIDPLSPITRAEIDNSLIWQRLGYGNTRCVGELPPVWIYGGMSSLVSLADNLSEVSLKGGEVL, from the coding sequence ATGCCTCCCGTCTTTTATACAGATAAATTATCGAAACGTCCAATAGTGACGTCAGTATCAGTAATGACAACACTGAAATGGTTCGCCCTCACATTGTGCTTGGTATTGACCGCCTGTAATAGTCAAACATCCACTACCTCAGAAGCAGAAAACAGTCATAGCGACAGGATGAATATCGTGTCTCCCGACTGGGGTAATGCAGCGACTTTGACAGCGATGGGGCACGCACCAATTGCGACAGGTGATGTCAGGGTTTGGGATAGATGGGTGGGTAGCCCCAAACTGCCAATATCGATCACAGACTTAGGCATCCGTTATCAGCCCAATGCTGAGCTAATCGCTCAACTGCCTGTCGATATGGTCATAGATAATTATTTTTATGAGCATGCACGCAACTTGTACGGCGATGTGCCTGCAGAATCTGTAATGTCTGCGGCAAAAGGAGAGACAGCAACGTGGGCGGACTATACCGAACCAACGCGGAAGCTTGGCATGCTGATCGATAACCCAAAGATGGCTGAAGACTATATTGTACAAAGTCAGAAAGACATACAGCTGGCCAGTCAGCAATTCCAGCAGCGTTATCCAAAAGCCAATAAATTCGCAGTGGTACAGTTTGCGGATGCTAATAACATGCGTATGTATGTGGCAAATAGCTTATTTCAGCCTGCGTTAGAGCAGATGAATAGAGAGCTTGTGGTATTGGGCAAGGGCAATCAGTGGGGGTTTGTGCCAATACGAATGGGAGATTTAGCGCAATTAGATGATGAGACTTGTCTATTAATTATCGACCCGCTGAGTCCAATTACTAGAGCTGAAATCGATAATAGCTTGATTTGGCAGCGCCTAGGTTATGGCAATACCCGCTGTGTGGGCGAGCTACCACCAGTATGGATTTATGGCGGGATGTCATCATTGGTTAGCTTAGCAGATAACTTGTCAGAAGTTTCATTAAAAGGCGGGGAAGTATTATGA
- a CDS encoding ABC transporter ATP-binding protein yields MLRANQLTISRQGNTLLDNVTCEIDTNQLVALVGHNGSGKSTLIKALAGEMASSSGNVTLDEHTINDYGSKELARQMAYLPQQLPEAAGFTVRELVMLGRYPHQKWLQKPTETDKDKVAQALKVTQTEAFADRITATLSGGERARAWLAMCLAQDTRYLLLDEPLAALDMHYQIEVIQLIRRLVDEQGLSVVIIIHDINLAAQYADRVIALKNGQICHNGDIASTMQPTVLHDIFNVDMQLLSHPITGQPVAVA; encoded by the coding sequence ATGCTACGTGCAAACCAGCTGACTATCAGCCGTCAAGGAAATACTCTATTAGACAACGTGACTTGTGAGATTGATACCAATCAGCTGGTGGCTTTGGTTGGGCATAATGGGTCTGGAAAGTCGACCTTGATCAAAGCGCTAGCAGGTGAGATGGCAAGTAGTAGCGGCAATGTCACTTTAGATGAGCACACTATCAATGACTACGGCAGTAAGGAGTTAGCGCGGCAAATGGCATATCTGCCGCAGCAATTGCCAGAAGCTGCTGGATTTACTGTGCGCGAGCTGGTCATGCTAGGGCGCTATCCCCATCAAAAATGGCTGCAAAAGCCAACTGAAACAGATAAAGACAAAGTTGCGCAAGCATTAAAAGTGACTCAAACCGAAGCGTTTGCTGATCGAATTACTGCCACACTATCAGGTGGTGAGCGTGCTCGTGCGTGGCTCGCGATGTGTCTGGCACAGGATACCCGTTACTTATTGCTCGATGAGCCACTTGCTGCACTTGATATGCACTATCAAATCGAAGTCATTCAGCTTATTCGTCGTTTGGTGGATGAGCAAGGCTTAAGCGTGGTAATTATTATTCATGATATTAATTTGGCCGCGCAATATGCTGATCGAGTCATCGCGCTGAAAAATGGTCAAATATGTCATAACGGCGATATCGCCAGTACCATGCAACCCACCGTGCTACACGATATCTTTAATGTCGATATGCAGCTACTCAGTCATCCTATTACTGGACAGCCTGTCGCAGTCGCTTAA
- a CDS encoding siderophore-interacting protein — protein MTNLLLASTENTDNQNSQYTPLNDPEIASVVAHINEEHLDELLGFLSAFTSLSTAELDLVDAQITDIYAEGIAIQTRSKGSEKQPTDAQDSSLHDQTFFIAFAAPLSQLDDLQAQYILLKQRADKKLGKKTIKLTKQVFEVQDSYRVSKNMLRLELSMPSLNSDTPLSNTAQLSNAKGATSSTSVPTNEAGYAYLFDLEHNAMNNALMIDSTDGNKAGDYKTNGSDKENVRPARPHCYYTLRKAWQADDEIRAWVDVFLHGDTPGGNWAAARQAGETVVTKREFPEKVEHLRDGQAVLIVDETSMPTAARLLELWNNPTPPLVICVTQDAGDQSYFDTVKMRSGLDCETESRKDDHFTVLPIVTNQPNSGAELATLINSKLGDYLTNNPLQIDKVWGALEANTAKALRPLLKDRFGLSRTDVVVKVYWRHD, from the coding sequence ATGACCAACCTTCTTTTAGCTTCTACAGAAAACACTGATAACCAAAACAGCCAATACACTCCCCTAAACGATCCTGAAATAGCAAGTGTGGTCGCTCATATTAATGAAGAACACCTTGACGAACTGCTTGGATTCTTAAGTGCATTTACCTCATTATCTACCGCCGAATTGGATCTGGTCGATGCGCAAATAACTGATATTTATGCTGAAGGCATTGCCATACAAACTCGTTCAAAAGGCTCAGAGAAACAACCAACTGACGCTCAAGACAGCTCGCTCCATGACCAGACCTTCTTTATCGCTTTTGCTGCACCTCTCTCCCAGCTTGATGACTTGCAAGCCCAATATATCTTGCTAAAACAGAGAGCAGATAAAAAGCTAGGCAAAAAAACAATCAAACTGACCAAGCAAGTATTTGAGGTACAAGACAGTTATAGAGTTAGCAAAAATATGCTGCGCCTTGAATTGAGCATGCCGTCATTAAATAGTGATACGCCATTAAGTAATACCGCTCAGTTAAGTAATGCTAAGGGCGCAACAAGCTCGACGTCAGTACCTACCAATGAAGCAGGTTACGCATACTTGTTTGATTTAGAACACAATGCAATGAACAACGCATTGATGATAGACAGCACTGATGGCAATAAAGCTGGTGACTATAAAACTAATGGTAGCGATAAGGAGAACGTACGCCCTGCTCGTCCTCACTGTTATTACACTTTGAGAAAAGCATGGCAAGCTGATGATGAGATACGAGCTTGGGTCGATGTTTTTTTGCATGGAGATACGCCAGGCGGCAACTGGGCAGCAGCACGCCAAGCAGGCGAGACCGTCGTCACAAAACGAGAGTTTCCAGAAAAGGTAGAGCACTTACGAGACGGTCAAGCGGTACTAATTGTCGATGAGACCTCAATGCCAACGGCAGCACGACTGCTGGAACTATGGAACAACCCTACGCCACCATTAGTCATTTGTGTGACGCAAGATGCAGGCGATCAAAGTTATTTCGATACAGTAAAAATGCGCAGTGGCCTTGATTGCGAAACTGAAAGCCGCAAGGATGATCATTTTACCGTACTGCCCATAGTAACCAATCAACCAAACTCAGGAGCAGAGTTAGCCACGCTAATCAACAGTAAGTTAGGCGACTATTTGACTAATAACCCTCTACAGATTGATAAAGTTTGGGGAGCACTAGAAGCGAATACTGCAAAAGCATTGCGCCCACTGCTGAAAGACCGATTTGGGCTAAGTCGTACTGATGTCGTGGTAAAGGTATATTGGCGTCACGATTAG
- a CDS encoding haloalkane dehalogenase, producing MKKLRTPDSYFANLQDYDFEPNYLMVDDTEGGELRVHYLDEGPSDADPILLLHGEPSWSYLYRKVIPILTAAGHRVIAPDLPGFGRSDKPASRTDYTYQRHVDWMQSVLDQLDLKNITLFCQDWGGLIGLRLVAAHPDKFDRVAAGNTMLPTGDHDPGEGFRKWQKFSQETPQFNVAGTIKSGTTTTLSQAVLDAYDAPFPDESYKEGARQFPILVPTTPDDPASENNRAAWVVLSKWSKPFITLFSDSDPVTGGGDRIMQKLIPGTKDQNHTTITNGGHFLQEDQGETLAELLLKFINDNPKAQ from the coding sequence ATGAAAAAACTCAGGACGCCTGATTCGTATTTTGCTAACTTGCAAGATTACGATTTTGAACCGAACTATTTGATGGTCGATGATACAGAAGGTGGTGAGCTGCGCGTACACTACCTTGATGAAGGTCCAAGCGACGCCGACCCTATATTGCTACTACATGGTGAGCCTTCTTGGTCTTATCTGTACCGCAAAGTCATTCCAATACTAACAGCAGCAGGACACCGTGTTATCGCGCCAGACCTTCCTGGGTTTGGACGTTCAGACAAACCTGCATCGCGTACTGACTACACTTATCAGCGCCATGTCGATTGGATGCAATCGGTACTTGATCAATTAGATTTAAAAAATATCACACTGTTTTGTCAAGATTGGGGCGGCTTAATCGGTCTACGTTTAGTAGCAGCGCATCCTGATAAATTCGATCGCGTCGCAGCAGGCAACACGATGCTACCGACTGGGGATCATGATCCTGGCGAAGGCTTTCGCAAGTGGCAGAAGTTCTCTCAGGAAACGCCGCAGTTCAATGTAGCAGGCACCATTAAAAGCGGTACCACAACGACGTTATCACAAGCCGTACTGGATGCTTACGATGCACCCTTCCCTGATGAGTCTTATAAAGAAGGCGCCAGACAGTTTCCTATCCTAGTGCCCACGACACCCGATGATCCTGCTTCAGAAAACAACCGTGCAGCTTGGGTCGTGCTAAGCAAATGGAGCAAGCCATTTATTACACTGTTTAGTGATTCCGACCCCGTAACTGGTGGCGGCGATCGCATCATGCAAAAGCTAATTCCGGGTACCAAAGACCAAAATCATACGACTATCACTAACGGCGGTCATTTCCTGCAAGAAGACCAAGGCGAAACATTGGCTGAGCTTCTACTGAAGTTCATCAACGATAATCCAAAAGCACAGTAA
- a CDS encoding TetR/AcrR family transcriptional regulator produces the protein MSAPIKFNREDVIEKAKNLYWEKGYHATSMRNLQDVVNMHPGSIYAAFGSKDKLFTESLNRYAADGAKRLADCIEQKDTVLDGLKHFIHTVIVCNSATAPSGMCMIVKTVAELTQNDSPDLLAHATNILESIEASFAVLFGQAIDSGEISAEKDPVELARYFQIQIIGLRTYAQVTNDNDAVEKYIDDIFKNIV, from the coding sequence ATGAGTGCTCCGATAAAGTTCAATCGTGAGGATGTGATCGAAAAAGCAAAAAATCTCTATTGGGAAAAAGGCTATCACGCGACATCAATGCGTAATTTGCAAGATGTGGTAAATATGCACCCAGGTAGTATTTATGCAGCTTTTGGTAGTAAAGATAAACTATTTACAGAGTCACTGAATCGCTATGCCGCAGATGGTGCTAAGAGATTGGCCGACTGTATTGAACAAAAAGACACAGTGTTAGATGGCTTAAAACATTTTATCCATACGGTGATTGTCTGTAATAGCGCTACCGCGCCTAGTGGTATGTGCATGATCGTAAAGACAGTCGCTGAGCTTACTCAAAACGATAGTCCAGATTTGCTCGCACATGCGACAAATATATTGGAAAGTATAGAGGCGTCGTTTGCCGTGCTCTTTGGACAAGCCATTGATAGCGGTGAGATTAGCGCAGAAAAAGATCCAGTTGAGCTGGCGCGTTATTTCCAAATTCAAATTATAGGTCTCAGGACGTATGCGCAGGTTACTAATGACAATGATGCGGTAGAGAAATATATCGATGATATTTTTAAAAATATCGTATAG
- a CDS encoding glutathione S-transferase family protein has product MLKFYFHQTPNPMKVALFLEETGLPYELVAVDTLKGEQHTPEYRAINPNGKTPALEDDGKRVFDSTAILMYLSEKTGKLAGQPEDRSEMLSWLMFVASGLGPFSGQSVHFRHKAPEKIPYAINRYLREAERHYEVLDTHLEGREYMVGDSYSIADISTWGWIDKATVVLGEGGLDNYPNLKRWFDSINARPAVQKARDIPKGIDFKTEFDDVAARALYPQNFDKNS; this is encoded by the coding sequence ATGCTTAAATTTTATTTTCATCAAACGCCAAACCCAATGAAAGTAGCATTGTTTCTTGAAGAAACTGGGCTACCTTATGAGCTTGTAGCAGTGGATACGCTAAAAGGCGAGCAGCATACGCCTGAGTACCGTGCTATTAACCCAAACGGCAAAACGCCTGCGCTAGAAGATGATGGCAAACGCGTATTTGATTCTACGGCAATCTTGATGTATCTTTCTGAAAAAACAGGCAAGCTGGCAGGGCAACCAGAAGATCGTAGCGAGATGCTGTCATGGCTAATGTTTGTAGCATCTGGATTGGGCCCTTTTTCTGGTCAGTCTGTTCACTTTAGACATAAAGCGCCAGAGAAAATCCCATATGCGATTAATCGCTACCTTCGTGAGGCCGAGCGTCATTATGAAGTGCTAGATACGCACCTAGAAGGCCGTGAATATATGGTTGGTGATAGCTACTCAATCGCTGATATTTCTACTTGGGGCTGGATTGATAAGGCGACAGTCGTGCTAGGCGAAGGCGGCTTGGATAATTATCCAAATCTAAAGCGCTGGTTTGATAGCATTAATGCCCGCCCAGCGGTACAAAAAGCTCGTGACATTCCTAAAGGTATTGATTTCAAAACTGAGTTTGATGATGTTGCTGCACGTGCGCTTTATCCGCAGAACTTTGATAAAAACAGTTAA